Proteins encoded together in one Vallitalea longa window:
- a CDS encoding urocanate hydratase — MMDIKLDFEGGLPEYPEFQEGVRRAPKREFTLTKEETELALKNALRYIPEEYHKELAPEFLQELLTKGRIYGYRFRPEGKITGKPIDEYEGKCTEGKAFQVMIDNNLDFDIALYPYELVTYGESGSVFQNWMQYRLVKKYLQELTTDQTLVVASGHPLGLFHSKLEAPRVIITNGLMVGAFDDYENFNRAAALGVANYGQMTAGGWMYIGPQGIVHGTYSTLLNAGRLKLNIDEDEDLAGKLFVSSGLGGMSGAQGKAIVISGGVGIIAEVDYSRIKTRYDQGWISEITNTPKEAFLLAKICKENNKPFAIAYHGNIVDLLQYAVEEDIHIDLLSDQTSCHEVYNGGYCPQGITFEERTEMLENDKKKFKGLVDKSLKKHFEIIKELVENGTYFFDYGNSFMKAIYDSGIIEISKNGRNDKDGFIWPSYVEDILGPQLFDFGYGPFRWVCLSRKEEDLIKTDKAAMDCIDPSRRYQDRDNYNWIKNAEENKLVVGTKARILYQDAFGRLKIALKFNELVRNGEVGPIMLGRDHHDTGGTDSPFRETSNIKDGSNIMADVSTHIFVGNSARGMSLVTLHNGGGVGISKAINGGFGMVLDGSRRVDEILKNAILWDVMGGVARRAWARCENAVETCIEYNDIMKGLDHITLPFIADDKIVKEEVEKAYS, encoded by the coding sequence ATGATGGACATTAAATTAGACTTTGAAGGTGGTTTGCCAGAATATCCAGAATTTCAAGAAGGAGTAAGGAGAGCTCCTAAAAGAGAGTTTACATTAACAAAAGAAGAGACAGAACTAGCCCTTAAGAATGCATTGAGATATATACCAGAAGAATATCACAAGGAATTGGCACCAGAATTTTTACAAGAATTATTGACAAAAGGAAGAATATATGGTTATAGATTCCGTCCAGAAGGTAAGATAACAGGAAAACCTATAGATGAATATGAAGGAAAATGTACAGAAGGTAAAGCATTTCAAGTTATGATAGATAATAATCTGGATTTTGATATAGCTCTATATCCATATGAACTAGTTACTTATGGTGAATCGGGAAGCGTGTTTCAGAATTGGATGCAATATAGATTAGTTAAGAAATATCTACAAGAATTGACCACAGACCAAACTTTAGTTGTAGCTTCAGGTCATCCACTTGGACTATTCCATTCCAAATTAGAGGCACCAAGAGTAATAATAACCAATGGACTTATGGTTGGAGCATTTGATGATTATGAAAACTTCAATAGAGCTGCAGCATTGGGAGTTGCTAATTACGGACAGATGACAGCGGGTGGATGGATGTATATTGGTCCTCAAGGGATTGTTCATGGTACATACAGTACTCTTCTCAATGCAGGGAGATTAAAACTCAATATTGATGAAGATGAGGACCTGGCAGGTAAGTTATTCGTTTCTTCAGGACTTGGAGGTATGAGTGGAGCACAAGGAAAAGCAATAGTAATATCAGGTGGGGTTGGTATTATAGCTGAGGTGGATTATTCACGTATCAAAACTAGATATGACCAAGGTTGGATAAGTGAAATCACTAATACTCCAAAAGAAGCTTTCTTGTTAGCCAAGATATGCAAAGAAAATAATAAACCTTTTGCAATAGCTTATCATGGTAATATTGTTGATTTATTACAATACGCAGTTGAAGAAGATATACATATTGATTTGTTATCAGACCAAACATCTTGTCACGAAGTATATAACGGTGGATATTGTCCACAAGGTATTACTTTTGAAGAAAGAACCGAAATGTTGGAGAACGATAAAAAGAAATTCAAAGGTTTAGTTGATAAATCTCTTAAAAAACATTTTGAAATAATCAAGGAACTAGTGGAGAACGGAACTTATTTCTTCGACTATGGCAATTCCTTCATGAAAGCGATATACGATTCGGGAATAATAGAAATTTCTAAAAACGGAAGAAATGACAAAGATGGATTCATATGGCCATCATATGTTGAAGACATACTTGGACCACAATTATTTGATTTTGGATATGGACCATTTAGATGGGTTTGCTTAAGTAGAAAAGAAGAAGATCTAATAAAAACTGATAAAGCTGCTATGGATTGTATTGATCCTTCTAGAAGATATCAAGATAGAGATAACTATAATTGGATAAAAAATGCAGAAGAAAACAAATTAGTCGTAGGAACTAAGGCTAGGATATTGTATCAAGATGCTTTTGGAAGATTAAAGATAGCTCTCAAATTCAATGAATTAGTTAGAAACGGTGAAGTCGGTCCTATAATGCTTGGACGTGACCATCATGATACGGGAGGAACAGACTCACCATTTAGAGAAACTTCCAATATAAAAGATGGTAGCAACATTATGGCTGATGTTTCCACTCATATATTTGTAGGCAACAGTGCAAGAGGAATGAGTTTAGTGACTCTACACAATGGCGGAGGCGTCGGAATAAGTAAAGCCATAAACGGTGGATTCGGTATGGTACTTGATGGCAGCAGACGAGTAGATGAAATTCTTAAAAACGCTATTCTATGGGATGTTATGGGAGGTGTTGCAAGACGAGCTTGGGCGAGATGCGAAAATGCAGTTGAGACATGTATAGAATATAACGATATCATGAAAGGACTAGATCATATTACACTACCATTTATTGCTGATGATAAGATTGTTAAAGAAGAAGTTGAGAAAGCTTACAGTTAA
- a CDS encoding cache domain-containing protein, which translates to MRTFLRVKPLSYIREIISLLIIIISLAITIFIVTMSYNRYESDSKKIREQYYSYHKRIIKNEVQNICRYMDYYISKSEEIYMEDIKQQVYTIYDIIANEHINAKNSRQDVKNKISSILDNVTPYPLTSYFLVELDSDRMIIPRANSSNIDLGILEFQNYSEFNNIIDQVQEKGEGFYNINCILDDNNDDNYKLSFVKYLEPLNVIIGSSVNTKDIDGVIKKELLERIRSFTYDIDGYFYVTNKEGKALVFSNKDYVGKDISNLKDDDGSSIYDEIITDVDRNGEGYIEYNWTKPEADGMFSKLSYFRTYDKCDWIIGTGVYENVIEENILALESDLKNEIRSNLFRVLLVIGLLIFILLLFQFYSTITELSVDGIMIIDSMGQVLDVNRKGLELIGITRRNINDINVNDIFRDDISTKMGIKKHVNIESVLDNRKGKEIPVEIHIKLGKIRKREYYIAYLRDLTKRISYEKKLEELALVDELTGIHNRRFIINEVKSVINDQKENKKPASIAMIDLDLFKNINDTYGHTYGDEILKYLANTIKDNIREMDYIGRYGGEEFIIVFPGTNIKSAYVILNRIKNIIKNHTFEEKKLKLSFSAGIVEINRTDVHNSASDYIKKVDKLLYKAKENGRDRIEI; encoded by the coding sequence ATGAGAACCTTTTTAAGAGTAAAACCCTTATCTTATATAAGAGAAATTATATCCTTATTGATAATCATTATATCATTAGCTATAACTATTTTTATTGTGACCATGTCTTATAACAGATATGAATCTGATAGTAAAAAAATAAGAGAACAATATTATTCATACCACAAAAGAATAATAAAAAACGAAGTACAAAATATATGTAGGTATATGGATTATTACATAAGTAAATCAGAAGAAATATATATGGAGGACATTAAACAGCAAGTATATACAATATACGATATTATCGCTAATGAACATATTAATGCTAAAAATTCAAGACAAGATGTCAAAAACAAGATATCTAGTATACTGGATAATGTTACACCATATCCGTTGACTAGCTATTTTTTGGTAGAGTTGGATTCTGATAGGATGATTATACCTAGAGCTAATTCTAGTAATATAGATTTAGGTATATTGGAATTCCAAAACTATAGTGAGTTCAATAATATTATTGATCAGGTGCAAGAAAAGGGAGAAGGGTTTTACAATATAAATTGTATATTAGATGATAACAATGATGATAATTATAAACTATCTTTCGTTAAATATCTGGAACCTTTAAATGTAATCATTGGTTCGAGTGTAAATACTAAGGACATTGATGGAGTCATAAAAAAAGAACTGCTAGAAAGAATTAGAAGTTTTACATATGATATTGATGGTTATTTTTATGTGACCAATAAGGAAGGTAAGGCTTTAGTTTTTTCAAACAAAGATTATGTTGGAAAAGATATAAGCAATTTAAAAGATGATGATGGTTCTAGTATCTATGATGAAATAATTACTGATGTAGATAGAAATGGAGAAGGCTATATTGAATATAATTGGACTAAACCAGAAGCTGATGGTATGTTTTCTAAATTATCATATTTCAGAACATATGATAAATGTGATTGGATTATAGGAACAGGTGTTTATGAAAATGTTATCGAAGAAAATATATTAGCACTTGAATCTGATCTTAAAAATGAAATTAGGAGTAATTTGTTTCGGGTGTTATTAGTTATTGGATTATTGATATTCATATTATTGCTGTTTCAATTTTATTCTACTATCACTGAATTATCAGTAGACGGTATAATGATTATTGATTCAATGGGACAGGTACTTGATGTTAATAGAAAAGGTCTTGAACTTATAGGCATAACCCGTAGAAACATCAATGATATAAATGTCAATGATATTTTTAGGGATGATATTTCTACTAAAATGGGTATTAAAAAACATGTTAATATAGAGAGTGTATTGGACAATAGAAAAGGTAAAGAAATTCCTGTTGAGATACATATTAAGTTAGGCAAAATAAGAAAAAGAGAATATTATATTGCTTATCTCAGAGATTTGACAAAAAGGATTAGTTATGAGAAGAAATTAGAAGAATTAGCCCTTGTTGATGAATTAACAGGTATCCATAATAGAAGATTTATAATAAATGAAGTGAAATCAGTTATTAACGATCAAAAAGAGAATAAGAAGCCTGCTTCTATAGCTATGATAGATCTGGATTTGTTTAAGAATATAAATGATACATATGGTCATACATACGGAGATGAAATTCTAAAATATCTTGCTAACACTATTAAAGACAATATCAGAGAAATGGATTATATAGGAAGATATGGTGGAGAAGAATTTATAATTGTTTTTCCTGGAACTAACATAAAGTCAGCATATGTAATTTTAAATAGAATTAAAAATATTATTAAAAATCATACTTTTGAAGAAAAGAAATTGAAATTATCTTTCAGTGCTGGTATAGTAGAGATTAATAGAACTGATGTTCATAATAGTGCATCAGACTATATCAAAAAAGTTGATAAATTATTATATAAAGCAAAGGAAAATGGCAGAGATAGAATTGAAATATAA
- the hutH gene encoding histidine ammonia-lyase: MNTIYVDGNNLTLEELVKVARGYCEVEISQEAIQKVNKSRKYVDKIVEKEKIVYGITTGFGKFSNVVISKDQVETLQSSLIKSHACGVGNHFPVETVRAIMLLRVNALTKGYSGIRLSTLNTLVEMINKQVHPAIPEKGSLGSSGDLAPLAHMVLVMLGEGEAYYKGELLSGKEAMDKADIKPITLSAKEGLALINGTQVLTAVGALATYDAIKLAKLSDVSASLTFEALRGITDVFDEKVHLLRNHIGQMKCSKNMLKILEGSNLTTRQGEIKVQDPYSLRCVPQIHGASKDAINYVLDKVNKEINAATDNPLIFSDEDEVISCGNFHGQPMALAFDFLGIALAELANSAERRIERLVNPALSGLPGFLTEHGGLNSGFMIAQYTAASLVSENKVLAHPASVDSIPSSANQEDHVSMGSIAARKARDILYNTTRVIAIELLTAAQGLEFREDRRLGKGTRIAYEMVREEVDKLSEDRIMYVDIEKIINLVTSNKMINQIESSIGELL; this comes from the coding sequence TTGAATACTATTTATGTTGACGGTAATAATTTAACTCTAGAAGAACTAGTGAAGGTAGCAAGAGGTTATTGCGAAGTCGAAATTTCACAGGAAGCGATTCAAAAAGTTAATAAATCCAGAAAATATGTTGATAAGATAGTTGAAAAAGAAAAAATTGTTTATGGCATAACTACTGGATTTGGTAAATTTAGTAATGTAGTTATCTCTAAAGATCAGGTTGAGACTCTTCAATCTAGTTTAATCAAAAGTCATGCTTGCGGTGTTGGTAATCATTTTCCAGTAGAAACAGTAAGAGCAATTATGCTTCTTAGAGTTAATGCTTTAACGAAAGGTTATTCTGGTATAAGGTTATCAACGTTGAATACATTAGTTGAAATGATTAACAAACAAGTTCATCCAGCTATTCCGGAAAAAGGTTCACTAGGTTCAAGTGGTGATTTAGCGCCTCTAGCTCATATGGTATTAGTCATGTTGGGTGAAGGGGAAGCTTATTATAAAGGTGAGTTGTTAAGTGGTAAGGAAGCAATGGATAAGGCTGATATTAAACCTATTACCCTAAGTGCAAAAGAAGGTCTGGCATTAATAAATGGAACTCAAGTTCTTACAGCAGTAGGAGCATTAGCTACATATGATGCAATCAAACTTGCCAAATTATCAGATGTATCAGCATCACTTACTTTTGAAGCCTTACGTGGTATTACGGATGTTTTTGATGAAAAAGTACACCTATTAAGAAATCATATAGGTCAGATGAAATGTTCTAAAAATATGTTGAAGATTTTGGAAGGAAGTAATCTTACAACAAGACAAGGTGAAATAAAAGTACAAGATCCATATTCATTACGATGCGTTCCACAGATACATGGAGCAAGTAAGGATGCTATAAACTATGTATTAGATAAAGTAAACAAAGAAATAAATGCAGCAACAGATAATCCATTAATATTCTCTGACGAAGATGAAGTGATATCATGTGGTAATTTCCATGGTCAACCTATGGCTCTAGCATTTGATTTTCTAGGTATAGCTTTAGCAGAATTAGCTAACTCAGCAGAAAGAAGAATCGAAAGATTGGTCAATCCAGCTCTTAGTGGATTACCAGGATTCTTAACAGAACATGGTGGATTGAACTCAGGTTTCATGATTGCTCAATATACAGCAGCATCACTAGTTTCGGAAAACAAAGTGTTAGCTCATCCGGCTAGTGTTGATTCAATACCTTCATCAGCCAATCAAGAAGATCATGTAAGTATGGGATCTATAGCAGCAAGAAAAGCTAGAGATATTCTGTATAACACAACTAGGGTTATAGCAATTGAGCTATTGACTGCTGCACAAGGTTTAGAATTCAGAGAAGACAGAAGACTTGGAAAAGGTACAAGAATTGCCTATGAAATGGTAAGAGAAGAAGTAGATAAGTTATCAGAAGATAGAATCATGTATGTTGATATCGAGAAAATCATTAACTTAGTTACTAGTAATAAAATGATTAATCAAATAGAATCAAGTATTGGAGAATTATTGTAA
- the hutI gene encoding imidazolonepropionase, producing MKRMIIKNASQLVTCSGFTAKKGKDMNNLGIIENGAVVIQEGIIKWVGRTPDIPRQYEKVAEVIDATGKTVLPGFIDSHTHFVFGGYREEEYSWRLKGDNYMEIMQKGGGIVNTVTKTKEETKEYLIRIGMKRLDSMLTFGVTTVEGKSGYGLDYETEIKQLEVMRKLNLRHKIDVVPTFLGAHAVPKDYRGKEDKFIDLMIDEVLPYVVDKGLAEFCDVFCEKGVFSIEQSEKLLLAAKEQGLKLKMHADEIYDLGGAGLAAKLKAVSADHLLMASDEGIKEMAENNVVATLLPGTAFSLREDFARARYMIDNNLAVALASDFNPGSCFTESIPLIIALATLYMNMTIEETITALTINGAAALDKADYIGSIDVNKKGDIVIHEYPSYKFIPYHIGVSTVETVIKDGQVVYYKYEQ from the coding sequence ATGAAAAGAATGATTATCAAAAATGCTAGTCAGCTAGTAACATGCAGTGGATTTACGGCAAAAAAAGGAAAAGATATGAATAATCTAGGTATAATAGAAAATGGTGCTGTTGTTATTCAAGAGGGAATAATAAAATGGGTTGGAAGAACACCTGACATACCTAGACAATATGAAAAAGTTGCAGAGGTCATTGATGCAACTGGTAAGACAGTCCTACCGGGATTTATTGATTCACACACCCATTTTGTATTTGGGGGCTATCGTGAAGAGGAATATTCATGGCGGCTGAAGGGTGACAATTACATGGAAATAATGCAGAAGGGTGGAGGAATAGTAAATACTGTAACTAAAACAAAAGAAGAAACCAAAGAATATTTAATAAGAATAGGTATGAAAAGGCTAGATTCCATGCTTACTTTTGGAGTCACTACCGTTGAAGGAAAGAGTGGTTATGGCTTGGATTATGAAACTGAGATTAAGCAGTTGGAAGTCATGAGAAAACTCAATCTTAGGCATAAGATTGATGTAGTACCCACTTTTCTTGGAGCACATGCTGTACCAAAGGATTATAGAGGCAAGGAAGATAAATTTATTGACTTGATGATTGATGAAGTATTACCTTATGTAGTAGATAAAGGATTGGCAGAATTTTGTGATGTTTTTTGTGAAAAAGGAGTTTTTTCTATAGAACAATCCGAGAAATTATTATTAGCAGCAAAAGAACAAGGGTTGAAATTAAAAATGCATGCAGATGAGATATATGATCTAGGAGGAGCTGGTTTGGCTGCTAAACTGAAAGCTGTTTCTGCAGATCATCTACTTATGGCTTCTGATGAAGGGATAAAAGAAATGGCAGAGAATAATGTGGTGGCTACTCTTTTGCCTGGTACGGCATTTAGTTTGAGAGAAGATTTCGCGAGAGCTAGATATATGATCGATAATAATTTAGCTGTAGCACTTGCCTCTGATTTCAATCCCGGAAGTTGTTTTACCGAGTCAATACCACTAATCATTGCATTAGCCACTCTTTATATGAATATGACTATAGAAGAAACCATAACAGCCCTAACCATTAATGGTGCTGCTGCTCTAGATAAGGCAGATTATATTGGAAGTATTGATGTTAACAAGAAAGGTGATATTGTCATACATGAATACCCTTCATATAAATTCATTCCTTATCATATAGGAGTTAGTACTGTTGAAACAGTAATTAAAGATGGGCAAGTAGTTTATTACAAATACGAACAATAG
- the ftcD gene encoding glutamate formimidoyltransferase: MQNKIVECVPNFSEGRDLDKIEKIVEPLRGKEDVKLLNYEADKDYNRVVVTVMGEPEAVKNAVIEAVGVATELIDLNHHEGQHSRMGATDVIPFIPIKNMTTDECVKLANETGKELADKYDIPVFLYEDAAVTPNRVNLAKIRKGQFEGMKDKIKQQEWKPDFGKAEIHKTAGATAVGARMPLVAYNIDLDTQNIDIANKISKCIRHSSGGFRYIKAGGVKVEERGITQVTMNITNYTKTSIYRVFETVKMEAKRYGVNVLGSEIVGLVPMEALVDTASYYLGLYGFSMDKVIETNLME; this comes from the coding sequence ATGCAAAACAAGATTGTTGAGTGTGTACCTAATTTCAGCGAAGGAAGAGATTTAGATAAAATCGAAAAAATAGTAGAACCACTTCGTGGTAAAGAAGATGTGAAATTATTAAATTATGAAGCTGATAAAGATTACAATAGAGTAGTTGTTACTGTTATGGGTGAGCCTGAAGCTGTAAAAAACGCAGTTATCGAGGCTGTTGGTGTAGCAACTGAACTTATTGATCTTAATCACCATGAAGGACAACATTCAAGAATGGGTGCTACAGATGTTATTCCATTCATCCCAATTAAAAATATGACAACAGATGAATGCGTGAAACTAGCTAATGAAACTGGGAAAGAGCTTGCTGATAAATATGATATTCCAGTATTCTTATATGAAGATGCAGCTGTAACACCAAATAGAGTTAATCTAGCTAAGATCAGAAAAGGTCAATTCGAGGGGATGAAAGACAAGATCAAGCAACAAGAGTGGAAACCGGATTTTGGAAAGGCTGAGATACATAAAACTGCAGGAGCTACAGCAGTAGGTGCTAGAATGCCTTTAGTAGCTTACAATATTGACTTGGACACTCAAAATATTGATATCGCCAACAAGATATCTAAATGTATAAGACACTCTAGCGGAGGATTCAGGTATATTAAAGCAGGTGGTGTTAAAGTAGAGGAAAGAGGTATAACTCAAGTTACTATGAATATAACTAACTATACCAAAACTTCTATTTATCGTGTATTCGAAACAGTTAAGATGGAAGCGAAGAGATATGGTGTTAACGTTCTCGGAAGTGAAATCGTTGGATTGGTTCCTATGGAAGCTTTAGTTGATACAGCTTCATATTACTTAGGATTATATGGCTTTTCAATGGATAAAGTTATAGAAACAAATTTAATGGAATAA
- a CDS encoding AraC family transcriptional regulator, whose protein sequence is MYIPEELFKTDTCYYHINQKSIEGIISCGFLTKKTERRLHNFIYYGGLIVLSGKGKYISEDGQIIELEPGYFVQRRPNIKHTTVVDGSEPWLEFYVCMGPSIYNILGQIGIINTVEPVFKIKPSPIILNQCIKLLTSFKEAKEKDIKELFIKVQSFLISINSFYEQLDLFSEEDSSINMLCDTLSHGFDKMIDIKEEAKKYNMSYEKLRKIFKKRIGVSPHKYLIIKRINEAQSMLHNPNLTISQIAEMLGFYDQYAFSNQFKKIVGMSPKKFRSEVS, encoded by the coding sequence GTGTATATTCCAGAGGAACTTTTTAAGACGGATACTTGTTATTATCATATTAATCAAAAATCTATTGAGGGAATAATATCATGTGGGTTTCTAACAAAAAAAACAGAAAGAAGATTACATAATTTCATATACTACGGTGGACTTATAGTCCTAAGTGGTAAAGGCAAATATATTAGTGAAGATGGACAAATAATAGAATTGGAACCTGGTTATTTCGTTCAGCGTAGACCGAATATAAAACATACGACAGTTGTAGATGGATCGGAACCTTGGTTGGAGTTTTATGTATGTATGGGACCATCAATATATAATATATTAGGGCAGATAGGTATTATTAATACAGTTGAGCCGGTTTTTAAAATTAAACCGAGTCCTATAATCCTTAATCAATGTATTAAGTTGTTGACAAGTTTCAAAGAAGCAAAAGAAAAAGATATAAAGGAATTATTTATCAAGGTTCAAAGTTTTTTGATATCAATTAATTCTTTTTATGAGCAGCTAGATTTATTTAGTGAAGAAGATAGCAGTATTAATATGTTATGTGATACATTGAGTCATGGGTTTGATAAGATGATAGATATAAAAGAAGAGGCTAAGAAATATAATATGAGTTATGAAAAGTTAAGGAAAATTTTTAAGAAAAGAATAGGAGTCTCTCCACATAAATACTTAATAATAAAACGCATAAATGAAGCTCAGAGCATGTTACACAACCCAAATCTTACAATATCACAAATAGCTGAGATGTTGGGATTCTACGATCAATATGCATTTTCTAATCAATTCAAAAAAATAGTTGGCATGTCACCAAAAAAATTTAGAAGTGAAGTTAGTTGA
- a CDS encoding glycerophosphodiester phosphodiesterase family protein, with protein sequence MEKRMKWLAEDKIAHRGYHNDKYPENSIGAFRRAIDYGFSIELDIHLLLDGEIVVFHDDNLKRVTEIDKDIEKCTYEDIRNIKLMNTQEKIPLFQDVLNEVDGKVGIMVELKNRGKAGALEEKAYDMLKKYKGRFVVQSFNPLSMEWFHKNAPHIVRGQLAGYFKHEKVSLITKIALRNLLLNCLSKPDFVNYDIDYLDRLPIKILKLKGKFLFGWTAKNEIEYENALGVCKNVVFENFNPMKKSLVKNNTL encoded by the coding sequence ATGGAAAAGAGAATGAAATGGTTAGCTGAAGATAAAATTGCACATAGAGGATATCACAATGACAAATACCCTGAAAATTCTATAGGAGCTTTTAGAAGAGCTATCGACTACGGTTTTTCTATCGAATTGGACATACATCTGTTATTGGATGGAGAAATAGTCGTTTTTCACGATGACAATCTAAAAAGAGTAACAGAGATAGATAAAGATATCGAAAAATGCACATATGAAGATATTAGAAATATTAAGCTAATGAATACTCAAGAGAAGATTCCACTGTTTCAGGATGTATTAAATGAAGTTGATGGAAAAGTAGGAATTATGGTTGAACTGAAAAATAGAGGGAAAGCAGGAGCGTTAGAAGAAAAGGCTTATGATATGTTGAAAAAGTATAAAGGCAGATTTGTAGTACAGTCTTTTAATCCTTTATCGATGGAATGGTTTCATAAAAATGCACCACACATTGTTAGAGGACAGTTAGCTGGATACTTCAAACATGAGAAGGTATCATTAATCACTAAAATTGCTTTAAGGAATTTGTTGTTGAATTGCTTAAGTAAACCTGATTTCGTTAATTATGATATTGATTATTTGGACCGATTACCAATTAAGATATTAAAACTTAAAGGTAAATTTCTATTCGGTTGGACTGCAAAGAATGAGATAGAATATGAAAATGCATTAGGAGTATGCAAAAATGTAGTGTTTGAAAATTTTAATCCTATGAAAAAAAGTTTAGTGAAAAATAATACATTATAG
- a CDS encoding cyclodeaminase/cyclohydrolase family protein, with protein sequence MLVDKSLGEFLDATASNNPVPGGGSIAASSGATAAALVEMVANLTIGKKNYEDVMDEMTDISKKAHDLREQLLKYVDIDSEAFNKVMNAYRLPKDTEEQKVVRKMTIQNAMKYAASVPLEVAKKSFSIIQLSEKVVEKGNKNAVTDGAVSAMMARTAVLSAIYNVRINLSSIKDNAYVEKIDNEVNKIQSNTIDLEKQILDKVKL encoded by the coding sequence ATGTTAGTTGATAAAAGTTTAGGTGAATTCCTAGATGCTACGGCATCGAATAATCCAGTACCCGGTGGAGGATCCATAGCTGCCAGCAGTGGTGCAACAGCTGCCGCATTAGTTGAAATGGTTGCGAACTTAACTATAGGAAAGAAAAATTATGAAGATGTTATGGATGAAATGACAGATATATCCAAGAAAGCTCATGACCTAAGAGAACAGCTGTTGAAATATGTTGATATCGATTCAGAAGCATTTAATAAAGTCATGAACGCATATAGATTACCAAAAGATACTGAGGAACAAAAAGTAGTAAGAAAAATGACAATTCAAAATGCAATGAAGTATGCTGCATCTGTACCATTAGAAGTTGCAAAAAAATCCTTTAGTATTATACAATTATCAGAAAAAGTTGTTGAGAAAGGAAATAAAAATGCTGTAACTGATGGAGCTGTATCAGCAATGATGGCACGAACTGCTGTATTGTCAGCTATATATAACGTAAGGATAAATCTGTCTTCAATAAAGGATAATGCTTATGTGGAAAAAATAGATAATGAAGTTAACAAAATCCAATCAAACACAATTGACTTGGAAAAACAGATATTGGATAAAGTAAAATTATAA
- a CDS encoding PHP domain-containing protein, with product MKIDLHVHAKERSACSIASEKEHIESAIRFGLDGLVFTDHNKISSEEHIADLNKKYSPFRIYSGIEITIKDKGEDILVIGINDSILEEKNWSYEELYTYVKKNSGFIALAHPYRYKDHVNVDIENYIPDAIEIHSTNIGKDDEQNIKKLAKKLKTRLINNSDGHDSRHVGIYYNELNYTPKDNAELVEILKTGKYKYSSSIYRIKMFNEEVRKKEEIIRKLIKEGKDREFYRKLTGNWEGEFDRVAMGKSYEI from the coding sequence ATGAAAATAGATTTACATGTACATGCCAAGGAACGTTCAGCTTGTAGTATAGCCAGTGAGAAAGAACATATTGAATCTGCAATAAGGTTTGGGTTAGATGGTCTGGTTTTTACAGACCATAATAAAATATCTTCTGAAGAGCATATAGCTGATTTGAACAAGAAATACAGCCCATTTAGGATATATAGTGGAATAGAGATTACTATAAAAGATAAAGGCGAAGATATTTTAGTTATTGGTATTAACGATAGTATATTAGAAGAAAAAAATTGGTCATATGAGGAACTATATACATATGTTAAAAAAAATAGTGGATTCATTGCATTAGCACATCCCTATAGATATAAAGATCATGTAAATGTAGATATAGAGAATTATATACCAGATGCTATAGAAATACACTCAACCAATATAGGCAAAGATGATGAGCAAAACATTAAAAAATTAGCAAAAAAATTAAAAACAAGATTGATAAATAATTCTGATGGACATGATTCTAGGCATGTAGGAATTTATTACAATGAATTAAATTATACTCCAAAAGATAATGCTGAATTAGTAGAGATTCTAAAAACAGGAAAATATAAATATTCATCAAGTATTTATAGAATCAAGATGTTTAATGAAGAAGTCAGAAAGAAAGAAGAAATAATAAGAAAATTAATTAAAGAAGGTAAGGATAGGGAATTTTATCGAAAATTAACAGGAAACTGGGAAGGTGAATTTGATAGGGTTGCAATGGGTAAATCTTATGAAATATAA